The genomic region TAGGAAGGAGAGACGTAATGGGGCAAAAACTAATATCTAGAATCTGTAGCGGTGATGCGCTTAGAGGCTTAAGATCTTTGATGTTAGTGTGAGAGATATTGAGGCTACGTAAATTTTCTACCGTAAGATCATTGAAGTTTTGCATAGCTGTAAAGCTGACATTAAGTTCTTGTACTGGGATAGTCATAATATTTTGGAAACTATGCACATTTGTATGAGACATATTGATACTTTTGGCGGGGAAATTTTGTAGTGCGTAAGCCCAGTTAAGTTGTTTATTTCCAGATATATCAAGGTGCTGACTGACTTCCTCAAAAGAGAAGTTCAGTAGCTTTTGCGGAGGATTGAAGAGTTTGAGGACTTCACGCACAAATATAAGTCTTTCATCTAAAGGTAGATTCGAATATACTTGATGATGGACAAAATCACTTGAAGGACGATTAGGGCCATGTTTCTTCATAGTTTCAACAATCACTTCTACTTTAAATTGAGCATCAATGATCCGCGGATCATTGACATACTTGAGTGCTATATCATAAAGAGAATCAGTACTCTTCGCTTTTTCATAAGCCTGTAGTGATTTATCAAACTCATAGTTGATACAGTGGCATCGTGCTTTATTGAGCCAGGCGAGTTTATTAGTGGGATCAAGCTTCACCGCCGAGTTAAGGTAATCTAGTGAGTCGGGGATGTTATACACCGAGTAGGCCTTAACATACTTATTGAAAAACTGAGTCGAGAGGACTTTACCACGTTGATCGTTTACCTTCTTTTCATGAAGATATTGTAGATTGAGATCTATCGCCTCAGCCTCTGCTTTTTCGGCAATTGACTGAGCTAACAAGGCTTGCTGGCGTGACTCTTCTAGTCCTCTGATAAAGCCCAGGGTTAAAATCACCATAGTTAAGCTCGAAAAGAACACAACACTAGCGAGGATTTTATTACGTTGAATAAAAAGACCAAGTAATTTAATGAAGCTGGCATCTTCTGCACTCGTGGCGTAACCATTGCGATATGCGAGTATATCTTCATGTAATTCCTGTACAGTTTGATAGCGATCTGAGGGGTCTAGGCTCATTGCCTTTAAGCATATAGTTTCTAATCTAGCCGGCAACTTGGGCTTAATTTGTGAAGGTGGAGGGAAGGTACCCCTTGCAGTTTTTTCCAGAATCTGTTCAAGATTTCCCGAGAAAGGCTTTTCATAACAAAGCAGTGAATAAAGTAAACAGCCCAAGCCATAAGTATCCGTGGTAATCCCTTTATGGGCCTTGTAGCGACCCGTTTGTTCAGGTGCCATATAACCGGGAGTTCCTTTGATAAAACCATTGAGAGTTTTATGGTTGAGATCAACTTTACTCAAGGAGTAATTATCCAAAGACCCAAAATCATCGTTAATATTTTCATGCTCATCGAGGATACGCGCTAAGCCCCAATCACAGACAAGCACGTCTCCGAAATTGTTGATTTGAATGTTGTCAGGTTTTAAATCCAAATGCAAGACACCCTGAGTATGGGCATAGGCGATGGCATCACAAAGTTTTAAAAAAATATCCAGAAAGGTCGTAGAAGAAAAAGAACTAGGCTCAGCTTTTTGCTTTTGAAGAATCTCTTCTAGTGACTCACCGTCAATGAACTTCATGCAAAAATAGGGGGCTTGCTTGATTAAACCTATATCATAAATGGGGACGATATTAGGGTGTTGAAGTTGAGCGTTTATACGGGCTTCCCGCAAGAAAGCATCGATATCACTCATTCCAGCTTCATCAGGTAAACGAGCAAGGGCAACAAGTCGACCCGTGCGTTGGTCTTTAGCTTGATAAATGATTTTGCTTCCACCGCATTTATAAAACTCGAGGTCAGTATAGCGATCGGTTGATTTTTCTAATTCTTCTAATAAAGGGCTCGTAGCAAGTGATGATTCACTATTTACGACAATGGCCTCGTCAAAAATGGCGGAGAATTTATATTTTCGATTGCTCATCATGGCCTCTAGATTTACGGTGGGGGGAATGATTTTACTATAGTGCATGAAATCATTTTTCAAGACCACACTCTCAGTCACTAATTGTAAAAAAATGATTACTTACTTGGAGAAGTCCTTGGCTTTGAATAAAGAATAATAAAATATTTTCGCCTTATTTGTTACAAGTCAAAAATTTCTTTCTTTATATCTATAAGTATTATATTAAATTTATAGATTTGGAGCCGAGAAAAATGAAAAAGAAATTTACTCTAATTGAAGTCTTGGTTGTAGTCGCGATTATAGGTATTTTAGCCAGCCTTTTACTGCCCGTCTTAGGACGAGCACGTAAAAAAGCTCGACAAGCAGCCTGTCTCTCGAACCAAAAGCAAATGATGGTAGGTAATATTATGTTTTCTGAGGATAACAATGGGATCCTGCCTTATGGCCCTCCCAATAGAACTCCGCACAGTGGTGATTTAAGTGCAAAAGGAAACGGTGTTTTGAAATCGGCTGGATGGATTGGCTTAGGGTTTTTAATCGGCGAAGGCTATCTCTCCACGCCAGAAATTTTTTACTGTCCATCAGAAGCTGTAGAAAAAATTAATATAAGTGGTCAATACGGTTATGATAATATTGCTACATCATCTTGGACAGCTACTTCATATTTTTATTTTGCTAACTTTGATCATCAAACAGGTACACGCTGGGGCCGGACAGTAACAGCTAGTGATCCCGCAAATACGGCAATAATTGCAGATCACTTTGCATATCAAGGAGGTGCTTTTAATGGACATAATCACAGCGGTTATAATGTAGCTTATTTAGATGGATCAGCCAGTTTTTATAAAGATTCCAACAATGCCTTGTCCTATATGCCTATTCACCATGCGGATTTCAATGGAATGTATGAAATATGGAAGCGTTTTGATCGTTGATCCCTCTCCGAGTGAGGTGAGAAAATAAGATCTGGCGATGTCCTCGAAAATGGGCCAACACGATCAGCAATCTTTGATGGACGTAGCATTGATTCTGTTTATCTGGTCGTAGGCGGCTAATATGATAAGCTCCGGGGTTTAAGTAAAAAGTAGCCTGTCCCCAAAACTCTGCGGAATAGATCAGAGAAAGCTCAATAACATGTGGGATACAGGGAAATAAAGAGCTTGTTATTTTCTTAGGGTTTTATAATGACTTCAAACTTTGATTTCAGCTCTTGAAGTTCGGTATCAGAAAATTGACCTTGATGTATAAAGATTTTTTCCAGAGTAGTTAGCTCCTTTAAAATATGGGTAGTCCTTACATCGGAATGACTGATGTCTAAAATACGTAGTGACAACTCTCTTAATTTATGTAAATTAGAAATGGCCGTGTGAGAAATATTAAGCTCAATTAGACCAAGATTATGTAAGCTATTAAGTCCAATAACTTTACTGAAGCTGACGTTTAAAGAGCGTAGAGGCTGTTTTTTAAAGCAACTAAAATTTTTGATGCCTGTATTAGAGAAATCGGCACTATGCGCAGGGAAGTGCTGGAGGATAAGCGCGGTCCGTATCCAAGGGTTATTTGATAAGTCTAAATGTTTACTTGTGGAATCATAATGAAAGTTCATTTTCACACTTCCCTTGAAACGCCGGTCAATATTTTTTTTATTATGCAGTAGGATAACTTGCTTACATAAGTCAGTCCGCTCTTTAAGAGCAAGACTAGATTCTGACTTGTGATGCGCAATGCCGCCGGTTAAATAGTAGATTTTTTGATCTAAGGAACGTTGGTATAATTGCAGGAAATCCGGAAGACTTAGAGCTTGAGTATCATCCTTTTTTATCAAATAGTAATCCTTTGCTAATTGATATAAAAGTTCTTTTGATTGACTCTTCTCGAGGGATTTAAGAGCTGCGCCAAATTGCTCATGAATAATATGCAGAAGCCCCTTGAGTTTCCAAGCATCTATTAAAGTGGAGTCGAGTTGAACCGCACTATCGACAAAATTGAGGGCATCCTCAAAGTTATAAGAACTGAAGGCACTTTGAGCTCTTTGAAAAAAGCGTGGGGCAGACTCTTTATTGAATTTTTTGTGGAACTCATTTTCGAGTTTCAGTTTTTCTGACTCAAGTTTCAGTTTTTCTGACTCAAGTTTTAGTTTTTGTGCATGTTGCTGAGCATTAATCTTTTCGAGCTTGAGGTTACTGACTGCAAACCAAGAAGTGAAAAGACTAATGCCGAGGATTATAATCGCCGCAAAGCTTAAAGTTTTGTGGCGTATTAACCAGAGCTTTATAATTTTAATCAAGGGCGCATTTTCGGCTTTGGTGGCAAAGCCATTGCGATAATTTAAAATTTCTTTTTGGAGGTTAAGAACAGTCTTATATCGGTCATCTGGATTAACTTCCATTGCTTTTATGCAAACGGCTTCGAGAGATGGAGGAATAGAGGGTTTGATTTCGGAAGCTTTGCGGTAGTTACCACTCACTGTATTTTGCATAATTTCAGTTATATTACTTCCACAAAAGGGCTTCTCAAAAGTAAGGATTTGGTATAAGACGCAGCCCAAAGAAAAGATATCGGTATAAATGCCCTTTTTGGACTTTGATAGGGATGTTTGTTCAGGAGCCATATAGCAAGGCGTTCCCTTAACTAAGCCATCGAGGGTTAAATCAATATCTTTTGGATTGAAGGAGTAGTATTCTAAAAGTTCTTCATCGCATTCCGCGGCCATGACTTTGGCTAAGCCCCAGTCACATAAAAGCACGTCGCCATATTCACTGATTTGGATATTATCGGGTTTTATGTCGAGGTGGAGGATACCTCGTGAATGAGCGTAGGCGACCGCATCGCAAACTTTAATAAAAATATCTAGTCGGGTATTGAGATCCTCGGCTTGTTGAGACTCGCCTGCTTTGACTTGCGAGATCAAATTTTCTAAAGAGGTCCCAGAGATAAGCTTCATGGTGAACCATGGTTTTTGGCCATTGAGACCCAGATCGTAGAGTGGAATGATATTGGGGTGCTGTAAGGCTGCAGTGAGTCGTGCTTCTTTCA from Lentisphaera profundi harbors:
- a CDS encoding protein kinase domain-containing protein — encoded protein: MKNDFMHYSKIIPPTVNLEAMMSNRKYKFSAIFDEAIVVNSESSLATSPLLEELEKSTDRYTDLEFYKCGGSKIIYQAKDQRTGRLVALARLPDEAGMSDIDAFLREARINAQLQHPNIVPIYDIGLIKQAPYFCMKFIDGESLEEILQKQKAEPSSFSSTTFLDIFLKLCDAIAYAHTQGVLHLDLKPDNIQINNFGDVLVCDWGLARILDEHENINDDFGSLDNYSLSKVDLNHKTLNGFIKGTPGYMAPEQTGRYKAHKGITTDTYGLGCLLYSLLCYEKPFSGNLEQILEKTARGTFPPPSQIKPKLPARLETICLKAMSLDPSDRYQTVQELHEDILAYRNGYATSAEDASFIKLLGLFIQRNKILASVVFFSSLTMVILTLGFIRGLEESRQQALLAQSIAEKAEAEAIDLNLQYLHEKKVNDQRGKVLSTQFFNKYVKAYSVYNIPDSLDYLNSAVKLDPTNKLAWLNKARCHCINYEFDKSLQAYEKAKSTDSLYDIALKYVNDPRIIDAQFKVEVIVETMKKHGPNRPSSDFVHHQVYSNLPLDERLIFVREVLKLFNPPQKLLNFSFEEVSQHLDISGNKQLNWAYALQNFPAKSINMSHTNVHSFQNIMTIPVQELNVSFTAMQNFNDLTVENLRSLNISHTNIKDLKPLSASPLQILDISFCPITSLLPIKNMKFLRNLTIHKNQFSAVQLALIPAHVGITIVK
- a CDS encoding type II secretion system protein, producing the protein MKKKFTLIEVLVVVAIIGILASLLLPVLGRARKKARQAACLSNQKQMMVGNIMFSEDNNGILPYGPPNRTPHSGDLSAKGNGVLKSAGWIGLGFLIGEGYLSTPEIFYCPSEAVEKINISGQYGYDNIATSSWTATSYFYFANFDHQTGTRWGRTVTASDPANTAIIADHFAYQGGAFNGHNHSGYNVAYLDGSASFYKDSNNALSYMPIHHADFNGMYEIWKRFDR
- a CDS encoding serine/threonine-protein kinase gives rise to the protein MSKRQQTFSRKLVSFFDDVDETNEAPLLELIPKIKERYCDFEYIDEGGLKLIQTCRDLQTGRTVAMASLKNKARDNQKEAFLKEARLTAALQHPNIIPLYDLGLNGQKPWFTMKLISGTSLENLISQVKAGESQQAEDLNTRLDIFIKVCDAVAYAHSRGILHLDIKPDNIQISEYGDVLLCDWGLAKVMAAECDEELLEYYSFNPKDIDLTLDGLVKGTPCYMAPEQTSLSKSKKGIYTDIFSLGCVLYQILTFEKPFCGSNITEIMQNTVSGNYRKASEIKPSIPPSLEAVCIKAMEVNPDDRYKTVLNLQKEILNYRNGFATKAENAPLIKIIKLWLIRHKTLSFAAIIILGISLFTSWFAVSNLKLEKINAQQHAQKLKLESEKLKLESEKLKLENEFHKKFNKESAPRFFQRAQSAFSSYNFEDALNFVDSAVQLDSTLIDAWKLKGLLHIIHEQFGAALKSLEKSQSKELLYQLAKDYYLIKKDDTQALSLPDFLQLYQRSLDQKIYYLTGGIAHHKSESSLALKERTDLCKQVILLHNKKNIDRRFKGSVKMNFHYDSTSKHLDLSNNPWIRTALILQHFPAHSADFSNTGIKNFSCFKKQPLRSLNVSFSKVIGLNSLHNLGLIELNISHTAISNLHKLRELSLRILDISHSDVRTTHILKELTTLEKIFIHQGQFSDTELQELKSKFEVIIKP